Proteins from one Pseudomonas sp. KBS0710 genomic window:
- the nirD gene encoding nitrite reductase small subunit NirD, with amino-acid sequence MNWLDICALDEINALGSRIINGPKGDIAIFRTSDDEVFALDDRCPHKGGPLSQGLIYGKRVACPLHNWQIDLASGEAQAPDIGCAHHHPARVENGRVMLALRDAG; translated from the coding sequence ATGAACTGGCTGGATATCTGCGCCCTAGATGAAATCAACGCCCTGGGCTCGCGCATCATCAATGGGCCAAAAGGCGATATTGCGATTTTTCGTACCAGTGACGATGAGGTTTTCGCCCTCGACGATCGCTGCCCGCACAAAGGCGGTCCGCTGTCCCAAGGCTTGATCTACGGCAAGCGCGTGGCCTGCCCGCTGCACAACTGGCAGATCGACCTGGCGTCGGGTGAAGCCCAGGCGCCGGATATTGGCTGTGCGCATCATCACCCCGCCCGCGTGGAAAACGGCCGAGTGATGCTGGCCCTGCGGGACGCCGGTTGA
- the nirB gene encoding nitrite reductase large subunit NirB, translating to MKKLKLVMIGNGMAGVRTLEELLKLSSDLYDITVFGAEPHTNYNRILLSPVLAGEQTFEEIVLNDLDWYLDNHIKLLLNRKVVQIDRVRRIVIAEDGSEAEYDRLLIATGSTPFILPIPGNTLQGVIGYRDIADTQAMIDTARTHKHAVVIGGGLLGLEAANGLMLRGMHVTVVHIGEWLLERQLDKTSGQLLQTELESRGLVFRLCEQTQALHDAGNGRVGSVQFKNGDIIPADLVVMAAGIRPNTELAEKSGIPCNRGILVNDTLQTYDPRIYAIGECASHRGIAYGLVAPLFEQAKVCANHLAQLGFATYKGSVTSTKLKVTGIDLFSAGDFMGGEGTETITLSDPIGGVYKKLVIKDDILVGACLYGDTADGGWYFRQIRENHAIGEIRDHLMFGENALGDVGHQGQDKAMSMADNAEVCGCNGVCKGTIVKAIQEHGLFSVDDVKKHTKAASSCGSCAGLVEQILINTVGGAADVKPKSEKAICGCSDLNHGQIRQAIRDQHLLTIAGTMSYLNWRTPNGCATCRPALNYYLISTWPGEAKDDPQSRLINERAHANIQKDGTYSVVPRMWGGVTNPSELRRIADVADKYNVPMVKVTGGQRIDLLGIKKQDLPGVWKDLDMPSGHAYGKSIRTVKTCVGSEFCRFGTQNSTQLGIELEHDLFNMWSPHKVKLAVSGCPRNCSEAGIKDVGIIGVDSGWEMYIGGNGGIKTEVAEFFVKLKTAEEVREYNGAFLQLYREEAFYLERTVHYLQRVGMEHIKKAVLEDPARRQALNERLQFSLSFEQDPWKERLEQPLLKKEFEVIPVKQLEVSA from the coding sequence ATGAAGAAACTCAAATTAGTGATGATCGGCAACGGCATGGCCGGGGTTCGCACCCTTGAAGAATTGCTCAAGCTGAGCAGCGACCTGTACGACATCACGGTGTTCGGCGCCGAGCCCCACACCAACTACAACCGTATCCTGCTGTCGCCGGTGCTGGCCGGCGAGCAGACCTTCGAAGAGATCGTGCTCAACGACCTCGATTGGTACCTGGATAACCACATTAAGCTGTTGCTCAACCGCAAAGTGGTGCAGATCGACCGCGTAAGACGCATCGTCATCGCCGAGGACGGCAGCGAGGCCGAGTACGATCGCCTGTTGATCGCCACCGGCTCCACGCCGTTTATCCTGCCAATCCCCGGCAATACCTTGCAGGGCGTGATCGGCTACCGCGACATCGCCGACACCCAGGCCATGATCGACACCGCCAGGACCCACAAGCACGCGGTGGTCATCGGTGGCGGCCTGCTCGGCCTGGAAGCCGCCAATGGCCTGATGCTGCGCGGCATGCACGTGACCGTGGTGCATATCGGCGAATGGCTGCTGGAGCGCCAACTGGATAAAACCAGCGGGCAATTGCTGCAAACCGAACTGGAAAGCCGCGGCCTGGTGTTTCGCCTGTGCGAACAAACCCAAGCGCTACACGACGCCGGCAATGGTCGCGTCGGCTCGGTGCAGTTCAAGAATGGCGACATCATCCCCGCCGACCTGGTGGTAATGGCCGCCGGTATCCGCCCCAACACCGAACTCGCAGAGAAATCCGGCATCCCCTGCAACCGTGGGATCCTGGTCAATGACACGCTGCAAACTTATGACCCACGCATCTATGCCATCGGCGAATGCGCCAGCCATCGTGGGATCGCTTATGGGCTGGTGGCGCCATTGTTCGAGCAGGCCAAGGTCTGCGCCAATCACCTGGCCCAGTTGGGCTTCGCCACTTACAAAGGCTCGGTCACGTCGACCAAGCTGAAGGTCACCGGCATCGACCTGTTCTCTGCCGGGGATTTCATGGGTGGCGAAGGCACCGAAACCATCACCCTCTCCGACCCGATTGGCGGCGTGTACAAGAAGCTGGTGATCAAGGACGACATCCTGGTCGGCGCCTGTCTGTATGGCGATACCGCCGACGGTGGTTGGTATTTCCGCCAGATCCGTGAGAACCATGCGATTGGCGAGATCCGTGATCACCTGATGTTCGGCGAGAACGCACTGGGCGATGTCGGCCATCAAGGCCAGGACAAAGCCATGAGCATGGCCGATAACGCCGAAGTCTGCGGCTGCAACGGCGTGTGCAAGGGCACCATTGTCAAGGCGATCCAGGAACACGGGTTGTTCAGCGTCGACGACGTAAAAAAACACACCAAGGCCGCCAGCTCCTGTGGCTCCTGCGCCGGGTTGGTGGAACAGATTTTGATCAACACCGTGGGCGGCGCCGCCGACGTCAAACCCAAAAGCGAAAAAGCCATTTGCGGCTGCAGCGACCTCAACCACGGGCAAATCCGTCAGGCGATCCGCGACCAGCACCTGCTGACCATCGCCGGCACCATGAGCTACCTGAACTGGCGCACCCCCAACGGCTGCGCGACCTGCCGCCCGGCGCTTAACTACTACCTGATCTCTACCTGGCCCGGCGAGGCCAAGGACGATCCGCAATCGCGCCTGATCAACGAGCGCGCCCACGCCAATATTCAGAAAGACGGCACCTACTCCGTAGTCCCACGGATGTGGGGCGGTGTGACCAATCCGTCGGAGTTGCGGCGCATTGCCGACGTGGCCGACAAGTACAACGTGCCGATGGTCAAGGTCACCGGCGGCCAGCGCATCGACCTGCTGGGCATCAAGAAGCAGGATTTGCCCGGTGTGTGGAAAGACCTCGACATGCCCTCCGGCCACGCCTATGGCAAATCCATCCGCACCGTGAAGACCTGCGTGGGCAGCGAGTTCTGCCGCTTCGGTACGCAGAACTCCACGCAGTTGGGTATCGAGTTGGAGCACGACCTGTTCAATATGTGGTCGCCGCATAAGGTCAAGCTGGCGGTGTCCGGCTGCCCACGCAATTGCTCGGAAGCGGGTATCAAGGACGTCGGCATTATCGGCGTCGACTCTGGCTGGGAGATGTACATCGGCGGCAACGGCGGGATCAAGACTGAAGTCGCGGAGTTTTTCGTCAAGCTCAAAACCGCCGAAGAAGTGCGCGAATACAACGGCGCCTTCTTGCAGCTGTATCGCGAAGAGGCTTTCTACCTTGAGCGCACCGTGCATTACCTGCAACGGGTAGGCATGGAACACATCAAGAAAGCCGTCCTGGAAGACCCAGCCCGGCGCCAGGCCCTCAACGAGCGCCTGCAATTCTCGCTGTCATTCGAACAAGACCCGTGGAAAGAGCGTCTGGAACAGCCGCTGCTGAAAAAGGAATTCGAGGTCATACCCGTCAAACAGCTGGAGGTGTCGGCATGA
- a CDS encoding bifunctional protein-serine/threonine kinase/phosphatase: MSLQLSVAQASAIGPRAENQDALRVVTPMPELAASKGYLCAIADGVSQCADGGLAARSTLQALALDYYATPQTWGVAQALERLLLAQNRWLQANGGGLPLLTTLSALVFRGRRFTLAHVGDCRVYRWLDGELQRITQDHVWEQPGMQHVLKRALGLDQHLVLDFLDGELREGECFLLLSDGVWATLGDHSISAILREQTDLDAAVNTLVNAAHLAASQDNASAVLVRIDQLGAATLGDALVQLQQWPLPPLLKAGQRFEGWQVESVLAQSRQSLLYRVRDAQQQPWLLKTLPLNRDDDNDAGQALLSEEWFLRRVAGRAFPEVHAASGRQHLYYVMREYSGQTLAQLFQQQGPLPLAQWQSIAERLLRAVGLLHRRQILHRDIKPENLLLGDDGELRVLDFGLAYCPGLSEDRAHLLPGTPSFIAPEAFSGERPTSQQDLYSVGVTLYYLLTGHYPYGEIEAFQRPRFAQPVSASRYRPDLPDWLPLSLERAVAAQPAERYETAEEWLLVLEQADRRELSVRPKPLLEREPLKVWQTLASVSLLVNLVLLYWLLHH; this comes from the coding sequence ATGAGCCTGCAACTGAGCGTCGCCCAGGCCAGCGCCATCGGCCCGCGGGCAGAAAACCAGGACGCCCTGCGGGTGGTCACGCCCATGCCGGAACTGGCCGCGAGCAAGGGTTACCTGTGCGCCATCGCCGATGGCGTCAGCCAATGCGCCGACGGCGGTCTGGCCGCCCGTTCGACCTTGCAGGCGCTGGCCCTGGATTACTACGCCACGCCGCAAACCTGGGGCGTGGCCCAGGCACTGGAGCGACTGTTGCTGGCGCAGAACCGCTGGTTGCAGGCCAATGGTGGTGGCCTGCCATTGCTCACCACCCTCAGCGCCCTGGTATTTCGCGGCCGACGCTTCACCCTGGCGCATGTGGGAGATTGCCGGGTGTATCGCTGGCTGGACGGCGAGTTGCAGCGCATCACGCAAGATCATGTGTGGGAACAACCGGGCATGCAGCATGTGCTCAAGCGCGCCCTCGGCCTGGATCAGCATCTGGTGCTGGATTTTCTAGACGGTGAGCTGCGTGAGGGCGAGTGCTTCCTGCTGCTCAGCGATGGCGTGTGGGCCACGTTGGGCGATCACAGCATCAGCGCAATCCTGCGCGAACAAACCGATCTCGACGCGGCGGTGAACACGCTGGTCAACGCCGCGCACCTGGCCGCCAGCCAGGACAATGCCAGCGCCGTGCTGGTGCGTATCGACCAACTCGGCGCCGCCACCCTGGGCGATGCGCTGGTGCAGTTGCAGCAATGGCCGCTGCCCCCGCTCCTGAAGGCAGGGCAACGGTTTGAGGGCTGGCAGGTTGAAAGCGTGCTGGCGCAGAGCCGACAGTCCTTGCTGTACCGCGTGCGCGATGCCCAGCAGCAGCCTTGGCTGCTGAAAACCTTGCCGCTCAACCGCGACGATGACAACGACGCCGGCCAAGCTTTGTTGTCGGAAGAATGGTTTCTGCGCCGAGTGGCCGGGCGCGCATTTCCTGAAGTGCATGCAGCCAGCGGGCGTCAGCATTTGTACTACGTGATGCGTGAATATTCGGGGCAGACCCTCGCGCAGCTGTTCCAGCAACAAGGCCCGCTGCCCCTGGCGCAATGGCAGTCGATTGCCGAGCGTTTGCTGCGGGCGGTGGGCCTGCTGCATCGACGGCAGATCCTGCACCGTGACATCAAACCGGAAAACCTGCTGTTGGGCGATGATGGCGAACTGCGTGTGCTGGATTTCGGCCTGGCCTACTGCCCGGGGCTTTCCGAGGACCGCGCCCATTTGCTGCCCGGCACCCCGAGTTTTATCGCGCCCGAAGCGTTCAGTGGCGAACGCCCTACGTCGCAGCAGGATTTATACAGTGTCGGCGTTACGCTCTATTACCTGCTGACCGGGCATTATCCCTACGGCGAAATCGAAGCCTTCCAACGACCGCGTTTCGCTCAGCCCGTCAGCGCCAGTCGTTACCGCCCCGACTTACCGGACTGGTTACCCTTGAGCCTGGAGCGCGCCGTAGCCGCACAGCCCGCAGAGCGTTATGAAACCGCCGAAGAATGGTTGCTGGTGCTGGAACAGGCCGACCGCCGTGAATTGAGCGTGCGACCCAAGCCCTTGCTGGAGCGCGAGCCGCTCAAGGTCTGGCAAACCCTGGCGAGCGTCTCGCTGCTGGTCAATCTGGTGCTGTTGTACTGGCTGCTGCACCACTAG
- a CDS encoding NarK/NasA family nitrate transporter, whose protein sequence is MKSSFWKSGHTPTLFAAFLYFDLSFMVWYLLGPLAVQIAADLHLTTQQRGLVVATPILAGAVLRFLMGMLADKLSPKTAGLIGQVIVIAALFGAWKLGIHSYEQALLLGVFLGMAGASFAVALPLASQWYPAEHQGKAMGIAGAGNSGTVFAALLAPVLAAAFGWSNVFGFALIPLVLTLIVFAWLARNAPERPKAKSMADYFKALGDRDSWWFMFFYSVTFGGFIGLASALPGYFNDQYGLSPVTAGYYTAACVFGGSLMRPLGGALADRFGGIRTLLGMYGVAAICIAAVGFNLPSSYAALALFVCTMLGLGAGNGAVFQLVPQRFRREIGVMTGLIGMAGGIGGFALAAGMGAIKQSTGSYQLALWLFASLGVLAWFGLHGVKRRWRTTWGSAAVTAARV, encoded by the coding sequence ATGAAATCAAGCTTCTGGAAATCCGGGCACACCCCGACCCTGTTCGCCGCGTTCCTGTATTTCGACCTGAGCTTCATGGTCTGGTACCTGCTGGGGCCACTCGCGGTGCAGATTGCCGCCGACCTGCACCTGACCACCCAGCAACGCGGTCTGGTGGTGGCTACGCCGATTCTGGCGGGTGCGGTGCTGCGCTTTTTGATGGGCATGCTGGCCGACAAGCTGTCGCCCAAAACCGCCGGGCTGATTGGCCAGGTGATTGTGATCGCAGCCCTGTTCGGCGCCTGGAAACTCGGCATCCATAGCTACGAACAAGCGCTGTTGCTGGGCGTGTTCCTGGGCATGGCGGGTGCGTCCTTTGCCGTCGCCCTGCCCTTGGCCTCCCAGTGGTATCCCGCTGAGCACCAGGGCAAAGCCATGGGTATCGCCGGCGCCGGCAACTCCGGCACCGTGTTTGCCGCGTTGCTGGCGCCGGTACTGGCCGCCGCATTTGGCTGGAGCAATGTGTTCGGCTTCGCGCTGATCCCACTGGTGCTGACACTGATCGTGTTCGCCTGGCTCGCTCGCAATGCGCCCGAGCGCCCTAAAGCCAAATCCATGGCCGACTACTTCAAAGCCTTGGGTGACCGCGACAGCTGGTGGTTCATGTTCTTCTATAGCGTGACGTTCGGCGGCTTTATCGGCCTGGCCAGCGCCCTGCCCGGCTACTTCAACGACCAGTACGGCCTGAGCCCGGTCACCGCCGGTTACTACACCGCCGCCTGTGTGTTTGGCGGCAGCCTGATGCGCCCCTTGGGCGGTGCACTGGCCGATCGCTTCGGTGGCATTCGCACCCTGCTCGGCATGTACGGCGTGGCAGCGATCTGCATCGCCGCCGTGGGTTTCAACCTGCCAAGTTCCTACGCCGCACTGGCGCTTTTCGTCTGCACCATGCTCGGCCTCGGCGCAGGGAATGGCGCGGTGTTCCAACTGGTGCCCCAGCGCTTTCGCCGCGAGATCGGTGTGATGACCGGCCTGATCGGCATGGCGGGCGGCATCGGCGGCTTTGCCTTGGCGGCAGGCATGGGCGCAATCAAACAAAGCACCGGCAGTTATCAGTTGGCCTTGTGGTTGTTTGCCAGCCTTGGCGTGTTGGCCTGGTTCGGCCTGCACGGCGTCAAGCGTCGCTGGAGAACTACGTGGGGCTCGGCTGCCGTGACCGCCGCACGCGTCTGA
- a CDS encoding ANTAR domain-containing response regulator, which produces MLRILLINDTPRKVGRLKAALTEAGFEVIDESGLTIDLPARVETVRPDVILIDTESPGRDVMEQVVLVSRDQPRPIVMFTDEHDPNVMRQAIKSGVSAYIVEGIQAQRLQPILDVAMARFESDQALRAQLQARDQQLAERKRIELAKGMLMKMKHCNEEEAYTLMRRQAMSRQQKLIQVAEQIIAMSELLG; this is translated from the coding sequence ATGTTAAGAATCCTGTTGATCAACGACACCCCGCGCAAGGTCGGGCGCCTCAAAGCCGCCTTGACCGAGGCCGGTTTCGAGGTGATCGATGAGTCCGGCCTGACCATCGACCTGCCGGCGCGCGTCGAAACGGTGCGCCCGGACGTGATCCTGATCGATACCGAGTCACCCGGCCGCGATGTGATGGAGCAAGTGGTGCTGGTCAGCCGTGACCAACCGCGCCCAATCGTGATGTTTACCGACGAGCACGACCCGAACGTGATGCGCCAGGCGATCAAGTCCGGGGTCAGCGCTTACATCGTCGAAGGCATTCAAGCCCAGCGCCTGCAGCCGATCCTCGACGTGGCCATGGCCCGTTTTGAAAGCGACCAGGCCCTGCGCGCCCAGCTCCAGGCCCGCGACCAACAGTTGGCCGAGCGCAAGCGCATCGAATTGGCCAAGGGCATGCTGATGAAAATGAAGCACTGCAATGAAGAAGAGGCCTACACCCTGATGCGCCGCCAAGCCATGAGCCGCCAGCAGAAACTGATCCAGGTGGCCGAGCAGATCATCGCCATGAGTGAGCTGCTCGGCTGA
- a CDS encoding CmpA/NrtA family ABC transporter substrate-binding protein, translating into MNDSVGNSPVNNPLAWVNGSDAPEKSSLDLGFMALTDCASLVVAATQGFAQPYGLTLNLKRQSSWANLRDKLVSGELDAAHSLYGLIYAVHLGIGGVAPTDMAVLMGLNQNGQSINLSHGLQQQGVTTPEALDRHVHQSRTKLTFAQTFPTGTHAMWLYYWLASQGIHPLQDVDSVVVPPPQMIAHLQAGRIDGFCVGEPWCASAVQQNQGFTLATTQSIWPNHPEKVLGCTQAFVDQYPNTARVLVMAILEASRFIEQSQENRRSTAQLLCAREYLDAPLDCIEPRLLGDYDDGLGNQWKDPHALRFFADGEVNLPYLCDGMWFMTQFRRWGLLREDPDYLGVARQVQQLDLYRQAAAAVGVPATAQDMRSSQLIDGKIWDGSDPAAYARGFRLHALADSTNRQALR; encoded by the coding sequence ATGAACGATTCGGTCGGCAACAGCCCGGTGAACAACCCGCTGGCGTGGGTCAACGGCAGTGACGCCCCGGAAAAGAGCAGCCTGGACCTGGGTTTCATGGCACTCACCGACTGCGCTTCATTGGTGGTCGCCGCCACCCAGGGGTTTGCCCAACCCTACGGCCTGACGCTGAACCTCAAGCGCCAATCCTCCTGGGCTAACCTGCGCGACAAACTGGTCAGCGGTGAATTGGACGCCGCCCACAGCCTGTATGGGTTGATCTACGCCGTACACTTGGGCATTGGCGGTGTGGCGCCCACCGATATGGCGGTACTGATGGGGCTCAACCAGAACGGCCAGAGCATCAACCTGTCCCACGGACTGCAACAGCAGGGAGTGACCACTCCTGAGGCACTCGACCGCCACGTGCACCAAAGCCGTACAAAGCTGACGTTCGCCCAGACATTTCCCACCGGCACCCACGCCATGTGGCTGTATTACTGGCTGGCGAGCCAAGGCATTCACCCGTTGCAAGATGTCGACAGTGTGGTGGTGCCGCCGCCGCAGATGATCGCGCACCTGCAAGCCGGGCGCATCGACGGCTTTTGTGTCGGTGAGCCCTGGTGCGCCAGCGCCGTCCAGCAAAACCAGGGGTTCACCCTGGCCACTACGCAGTCGATCTGGCCGAATCACCCAGAAAAAGTGCTCGGCTGCACCCAGGCGTTCGTCGACCAATACCCAAACACCGCCCGCGTACTGGTCATGGCGATCCTCGAGGCCAGCCGTTTCATCGAACAAAGCCAGGAAAACCGCCGCTCCACCGCACAACTGCTCTGCGCCCGCGAGTACCTCGATGCCCCGCTCGACTGCATCGAACCCCGCTTGCTCGGGGATTATGACGACGGCCTCGGCAACCAGTGGAAAGACCCGCACGCCCTGCGTTTTTTTGCTGATGGCGAGGTGAACCTGCCGTACCTCTGCGATGGCATGTGGTTCATGACCCAGTTTCGCCGTTGGGGCCTGCTGCGCGAAGACCCGGACTACCTGGGCGTGGCTCGCCAGGTGCAGCAACTGGACCTGTATCGCCAAGCCGCTGCTGCCGTTGGCGTCCCGGCTACTGCCCAGGACATGCGCAGCAGCCAGTTGATCGACGGCAAGATCTGGGACGGCTCCGACCCCGCCGCCTACGCCCGCGGCTTCCGCCTGCATGCCTTGGCGGATTCCACCAATCGCCAGGCTCTGCGCTGA
- the sctC gene encoding type III secretion system outer membrane ring subunit SctC, translated as MSSRQLCRWLLCGALLWANVPAWGESYEARDESLHTFFSALSLPLGLPIVVSREAARRRICGTFDLEAAQQTLETVAEQQGLIWYSDGQVLYLYDASEAKSTAVALRHISVGRLRGFMRRSGFDESRYPLRESGARTFYVSGPPNYVDQVLHLAQLMDRPRTEVRVGKQAFGLVQVFNTHVADRQYIMGDEKVNVPGMATMIENLLAIEQKDTKRRPPGLLADKSLLVMAYPDSNSLLIKGKPDQVKVIEELVAELDKPKRPIEVALWQIDVDRKELDKMGVAWALETGTGASMTRVLEPLDDSRLMAQFGVLERRRKARVTTFPVLLTQENVPAVFQANQTFYLPKPGVDSGKWEPVGYGTEASVLPRFAAANQIEMQLTLEDGRQLDSKLKPGSVGAVGRLGINTVVRVPLGRRLWLGGFEREGGVGSGRRAEVRLFVIQARAVGAESRMLAGAIGPPPLTQSQYERVQRAFVRENREASEIQ; from the coding sequence ATGAGCTCCCGCCAGCTATGCCGCTGGCTGCTGTGCGGTGCGTTGCTGTGGGCCAATGTTCCCGCCTGGGGCGAGAGCTATGAGGCCCGGGATGAAAGCCTGCATACCTTTTTCAGTGCGTTGTCGCTTCCATTGGGGTTGCCCATCGTCGTCAGCCGCGAAGCGGCGCGTAGACGCATTTGCGGCACTTTCGATCTGGAGGCTGCGCAGCAGACCCTCGAGACAGTCGCCGAGCAGCAGGGCCTGATCTGGTACAGCGACGGGCAGGTGCTTTACCTGTATGACGCCAGCGAAGCAAAAAGCACAGCGGTCGCGCTGCGGCACATTTCGGTCGGCAGATTGCGTGGGTTCATGCGCCGTTCGGGGTTTGATGAATCACGTTATCCACTCAGAGAGAGCGGCGCGCGCACGTTCTATGTTTCCGGGCCACCTAATTATGTGGACCAGGTGCTGCACCTGGCTCAACTGATGGACAGGCCGCGCACCGAAGTGCGTGTCGGTAAACAGGCCTTCGGCTTGGTGCAGGTGTTCAACACCCATGTGGCTGACCGTCAGTACATCATGGGCGACGAAAAGGTCAATGTACCGGGCATGGCCACGATGATCGAGAACCTGCTGGCTATCGAGCAGAAGGATACCAAGCGGCGCCCCCCGGGTTTGCTGGCTGACAAGAGCCTATTGGTGATGGCCTACCCGGATTCCAACAGTTTATTGATCAAGGGCAAACCTGATCAGGTCAAGGTGATAGAGGAGCTGGTAGCGGAGTTGGACAAGCCCAAGCGGCCAATCGAAGTGGCGCTGTGGCAGATCGATGTAGACCGTAAGGAACTCGACAAGATGGGTGTGGCCTGGGCTCTGGAAACCGGCACCGGAGCCTCCATGACCCGCGTGCTGGAGCCCTTGGACGACAGCCGCTTGATGGCACAGTTCGGTGTTCTTGAGCGTCGACGCAAAGCCAGGGTCACCACGTTTCCCGTGCTGCTTACGCAAGAGAATGTTCCAGCGGTTTTCCAGGCCAACCAAACTTTTTACCTGCCCAAGCCTGGTGTCGACAGCGGCAAGTGGGAGCCGGTGGGGTATGGCACCGAAGCCAGCGTGCTACCACGCTTTGCGGCAGCGAATCAGATTGAAATGCAGCTGACCCTTGAGGATGGCCGTCAACTGGACAGCAAACTCAAGCCTGGCTCGGTTGGGGCAGTAGGGCGGCTGGGAATCAACACGGTGGTGCGCGTGCCTCTGGGCAGGCGGTTGTGGCTGGGTGGGTTTGAACGTGAGGGCGGCGTGGGTTCTGGTCGGCGCGCCGAGGTGCGGCTGTTTGTGATCCAGGCCCGGGCGGTCGGCGCAGAGTCGCGGATGCTGGCGGGTGCTATCGGGCCGCCGCCGCTGACGCAAAGCCAATATGAGCGTGTGCAGCGCGCATTTGTGCGCGAAAACCGCGAAGCCTCTGAAATTCAATAA
- a CDS encoding winged helix-turn-helix domain-containing protein, producing the protein MTLENEGLAASWFFAGWTLYVDGRLTGEGVDIQLPPKEWQVLRLLLASGGVLMTKDRLLEQAWSRGEVAEESLTRCIYELRKHLRKDKGFIKTIYGKGYRFTCAVTVGQHIQRQPGQARVCSACGQVNHD; encoded by the coding sequence ATGACCCTCGAGAATGAAGGGCTGGCGGCCTCGTGGTTTTTTGCCGGATGGACCTTGTATGTTGATGGCCGGTTAACGGGTGAGGGTGTGGATATTCAGCTACCACCCAAGGAGTGGCAGGTGCTGCGGTTGTTGTTGGCATCCGGTGGTGTGCTGATGACCAAAGACCGTTTACTCGAGCAGGCCTGGTCCCGTGGCGAGGTTGCGGAGGAGTCGCTCACCCGTTGCATCTATGAATTGCGCAAGCATTTGAGGAAAGACAAAGGCTTTATCAAGACGATCTATGGCAAGGGGTATCGGTTTACCTGTGCCGTCACCGTTGGGCAACACATCCAACGACAGCCCGGGCAGGCGCGCGTCTGTTCGGCCTGTGGTCAGGTGAATCATGATTAA
- a CDS encoding transglycosylase SLT domain-containing protein: MIKRLRDGLLLCLLMGSFPAWANCWEEVAGRYDIEPELLQAIAVVESGARTGAVNEANSDGSRDIGLMQINSMHLPRLAKQGITEERLLAEPCLSIEVGASILADFIQRFGYNWTAVGSYNAGPAPGREALRLRYAEKIWAQYEALVAQRP, translated from the coding sequence ATGATTAAGCGTTTGCGCGACGGCTTGCTGCTGTGCCTGCTGATGGGCAGCTTCCCGGCCTGGGCCAACTGCTGGGAGGAGGTCGCCGGCCGGTATGACATCGAGCCGGAGCTGTTGCAGGCCATTGCGGTCGTGGAGTCGGGCGCACGCACTGGCGCGGTGAACGAGGCAAATAGCGATGGCTCGCGGGATATTGGCCTGATGCAGATCAATAGCATGCACTTGCCTCGCCTGGCCAAGCAGGGGATTACCGAGGAAAGGCTGCTGGCCGAGCCGTGTTTATCGATCGAAGTGGGCGCTTCGATTCTGGCCGACTTTATCCAGCGCTTCGGTTACAACTGGACAGCCGTGGGCTCCTATAATGCCGGGCCAGCGCCTGGGCGCGAGGCATTGCGCCTGCGTTATGCCGAAAAAATCTGGGCGCAGTATGAGGCGTTGGTTGCACAGCGCCCGTGA